Below is a window of bacterium DNA.
GTCTTTGGTTCTTAGTCGATGTTGGCCTTCATCCACGCGAGGCACTTGCGATAGCCGACGCCGTCGCCCTCTTTGCCCTCGTACTCGGCAACCCACGGGCCGTTGTAGCCGGCCTTCTTGGCTTCAGCGACAGCCTTCTTCAGGTTGATCTCGCCCTCGCCCAGCGCCTGGCCCTTGTACTGCTCGCGCCAGCCGAAGCCGTCCTTCATGTGAGTGTGCAGCACGAAGGGGGCGATCTCCTCGTAGTACTTGTCAATGTCCACGAGGTCGTTGCCGAACCAGCGCAGGTTCATGGTGTCCAGGTTGGTGCCGATGGTCTTGGGCAGGTTGACGGCGCGGAGGGCCTGGAGCATCGTGGGCATGTGGTTGCTGACGATGCCATGGTTGTCCACGGCGAGCTTGACGCCCATCGGCTCGGCCCACTCGGCGCAGCGGAGCAGGCAGCCGGCCATGGCCTCGGCCCAGCGGTCCATCGGGACGCTGTCCTTGGGCTGGCCGCCCTCGGTGCGGAGGGTGTCGCAGCCGATGATCTGGATGACCTTGGCGAAGCGCTTGGCGCGTGCGACCTGGTACTCCACGTCCTCGGCCGCCAGCACCACGAAGTCGTTGTGCAGCGAGACGCCGGAGGCCTTCAGGTTGCGCTTCTGAAGCATCTTGGCCACTTCTTCAGCGCGCTCCTCGGGCTTCTCGGAGCCCTTGGGCCACACGTCCGGGCACTGCAGTTCCGTGCAGTCGAAGCCGCTCTCGGCGACCCAGTCGAGGAACTCCTCGAGCGTAGCACCGGGCGCGTTGTAGTGGATGACGCCATACTTCATGGAAACCGTCCCCTTTCAAGGGTTGATTGTCGGGCAATCGTGCTGCCGAAAGCGCCCCTATTCGCCGCCGCGGGCAATCCTCCTTCCCGGGGAGGTCAACTGCTTTCGGGCGGTCAACTACCCGCCCATGAAACCTTCCATCTGGACCACCATGATCTGGCCATCCTCACCTGTTGAGGCCCTGGAAACGCTGGCTTCCCACGGCTGGCGCGCGTTCGAGCTGTCCTGCGAGCATATCGGCGACCTGGCGCGGATGGGCGAC
It encodes the following:
- a CDS encoding sugar phosphate isomerase/epimerase, with product MKYGVIHYNAPGATLEEFLDWVAESGFDCTELQCPDVWPKGSEKPEERAEEVAKMLQKRNLKASGVSLHNDFVVLAAEDVEYQVARAKRFAKVIQIIGCDTLRTEGGQPKDSVPMDRWAEAMAGCLLRCAEWAEPMGVKLAVDNHGIVSNHMPTMLQALRAVNLPKTIGTNLDTMNLRWFGNDLVDIDKYYEEIAPFVLHTHMKDGFGWREQYKGQALGEGEINLKKAVAEAKKAGYNGPWVAEYEGKEGDGVGYRKCLAWMKANID